A genomic segment from uncultured Alistipes sp. encodes:
- the rbfA gene encoding 30S ribosome-binding factor RbfA translates to METTRQQKIARQIQKDMADIFQKEGASLVRGALVTVTGVRVSPDFSYAKIYVSIFPFEQSKELMARFEHQNWFIRRALGQRIRNQLKNVPEIQFFLDDSLEYIEHIEKALKED, encoded by the coding sequence ATGGAAACAACGCGACAACAGAAAATCGCCAGACAGATCCAGAAGGACATGGCGGATATTTTCCAGAAGGAGGGCGCGTCGCTGGTCCGCGGGGCCTTGGTGACGGTAACGGGAGTGCGTGTCTCGCCGGACTTCAGTTATGCGAAGATCTACGTGAGCATCTTCCCGTTCGAGCAGAGTAAGGAGTTGATGGCGCGCTTCGAGCATCAAAACTGGTTTATCCGTCGGGCCCTGGGGCAGCGGATCCGGAACCAGTTGAAGAATGTCCCGGAGATCCAGTTCTTCCTGGACGACTCGCTCGAATACATCGAACATATCGAGAAGGCGTTGAAGGAGGATTGA
- a CDS encoding IS110 family transposase, protein MRGQRNEISFRGQKIYIGIDVHLKSWSVTVLSETSVLKKFSQHPSPEALHGFLARSYPGAEYHSVYEAGFCGFWIHERLTALGIDNIVVNPGDVPTKSSEKLRKSDAVDSSKLARSLRANELKGIYTPDSASLEMRSLIRLKNSITKDTTRQKNRIKSQLRYLGIGIPQEFLEPFSNWSKRFIAWLKEVETLTPSGRQALDIQIRHLEELRRQKLEMTRALRTLAKTDRFREPLRLIMTVPGFGQATGMAFLSEICDIARFRNAEQLAAYIGMIPMCHSSGEKDGTGDITVRRNAVMRCNLIEAAWVAVRQDPAMNLFFTEQCKRMPKSKAIVKVARKLVNRLYFVLKHQTDYVNSVMS, encoded by the coding sequence ATGAGAGGACAAAGAAACGAAATTAGTTTCAGAGGACAAAAGATTTATATAGGGATCGATGTCCATTTGAAGAGTTGGTCGGTTACGGTCTTGTCGGAGACCTCCGTGCTGAAGAAGTTTAGTCAGCATCCGAGTCCGGAAGCATTGCACGGATTTCTGGCGCGGAGTTATCCGGGAGCCGAATATCATTCGGTATACGAAGCCGGCTTCTGCGGGTTCTGGATACACGAACGGCTGACGGCATTAGGGATTGACAACATCGTGGTCAATCCGGGGGATGTTCCGACCAAGAGCAGTGAAAAGCTTCGTAAGAGTGACGCCGTGGATAGCAGCAAGCTGGCGCGGAGTTTACGAGCCAACGAACTGAAAGGCATTTACACGCCGGACAGCGCATCGTTGGAGATGCGTTCCTTGATAAGATTGAAGAACTCGATAACAAAAGACACGACGCGTCAGAAGAACCGGATCAAGTCCCAATTGCGGTATCTGGGCATTGGGATTCCACAAGAGTTCCTCGAACCGTTCTCCAACTGGTCAAAACGTTTTATTGCCTGGTTGAAGGAGGTTGAAACCCTCACACCGAGCGGGCGTCAGGCCCTCGACATTCAAATCCGGCATCTGGAGGAGCTACGCCGCCAGAAGTTGGAGATGACACGGGCTTTGCGGACATTGGCCAAGACGGACCGGTTTCGCGAACCGCTGCGGTTGATTATGACCGTTCCGGGGTTCGGACAGGCTACGGGAATGGCATTTCTTTCGGAGATATGCGACATTGCCCGTTTCCGCAATGCCGAACAACTGGCCGCCTATATCGGGATGATCCCGATGTGCCATTCCAGTGGAGAGAAAGATGGGACAGGAGACATTACCGTGCGAAGAAACGCCGTCATGCGCTGTAACCTGATAGAGGCCGCATGGGTGGCGGTACGTCAAGACCCTGCGATGAACCTGTTTTTTACTGAACAGTGCAAGCGAATGCCAAAGAGCAAGGCCATCGTAAAGGTCGCTCGCAAACTGGTCAACAGATTATACTTCGTACTCAAGCACCAGACTGATTATGTCAATAGTGTCATGTCATAG
- a CDS encoding outer membrane beta-barrel protein — protein sequence MTEQRHIRRLILAVAGFFAVQGALAQHTLGVIGGYGMGSGRFDPKQETRAIWGLYSGGLTWRYYGTQRFVGAFGVDLEFQQQAFSFATNASQVDERETANYLYYTRRINSMVLPVVWQPHFYLLKNHVRVYFEAAATFFYNFSSTWEQEYFVDAETKQKDTYGGTYSFKVPRDNRWGYGLAGGGGISFLIRRFELNFRARYYFGYSDIVRNRNRYYDNSDDGPENPFYTTPMRSPLDNLTISVGVSYRFNKEGFETWKPRPKREKNREEFKFGQ from the coding sequence ATGACGGAACAGAGGCATATCCGGAGACTGATTCTGGCTGTCGCGGGCTTTTTTGCGGTGCAGGGTGCTTTGGCGCAGCATACGCTGGGAGTCATCGGGGGCTACGGCATGGGCAGCGGCCGTTTCGATCCGAAGCAGGAGACCCGTGCAATCTGGGGCCTTTACAGCGGGGGCCTTACGTGGCGTTATTACGGGACACAGCGTTTTGTCGGCGCTTTCGGAGTGGATCTGGAGTTCCAGCAGCAGGCCTTTTCGTTTGCGACGAACGCCTCGCAGGTGGACGAGAGGGAGACGGCGAACTACCTGTACTATACGCGGCGGATCAATTCCATGGTGCTTCCGGTGGTGTGGCAGCCTCACTTCTACCTGTTGAAAAACCATGTCCGGGTCTATTTCGAGGCAGCAGCGACCTTCTTCTACAACTTTTCGTCGACCTGGGAACAGGAGTATTTCGTCGATGCGGAGACCAAGCAGAAGGACACCTACGGCGGGACCTACTCTTTCAAGGTTCCCCGCGACAACCGCTGGGGCTACGGTCTGGCGGGCGGCGGCGGCATTTCGTTCCTGATCCGGCGTTTCGAGTTGAACTTCCGGGCCCGCTACTATTTCGGTTATTCGGACATCGTGCGGAACCGGAACCGCTACTACGACAACAGCGACGACGGACCGGAGAATCCGTTCTATACGACACCGATGCGTTCACCGCTGGACAACCTGACGATTTCGGTCGGAGTGAGCTACCGCTTCAACAAGGAGGGCTTCGAGACGTGGAAGCCGCGGCCGAAACGGGAGAAAAACCGGGAGGAATTCAAGTTCGGACAGTAA
- a CDS encoding Ig-like domain-containing protein has translation MNREITRSNMNWLRLFVALLFVSAFLSRCASMMTPTGGPRDSLPPVIVTMIPDNFMTNRPTTNHGKIYIEFDEFVQIKDQQKEFFTSPQMKKKPTITMRGRGIVIQMRDTLRPNTTYALNFGSAIRDNNEGNPLYSMRYVFSTGPEIDSMVMSGYTADSYKADSVSKSFIWFFPADSVKETAEYDSTIFNYQPAVIARAETNGIFIAQNLKPIPYRIYAVEDTNDNQMYDPGTDQVGFIEGTWNPAEMPDFAMWYDSVRRYVSAEPQLYFRMFMDKAFKRQVLSESQRPKQHQAMLYFSAAHPEIRSLRFDSIPADRVIVDPQTVGKDTIALWFNVPSASLPDTIKGEVVYLKHDTLNRLQPDTAQLKLFWRLIETKEQERAREKLERDRKKAEAAGEKFEEPKAENPFKFNMPTSGDLNPENHLTIDFDYPLVEADSSRLLLTRQLEDNTIEDVPIHMVRDTAMLRRWYLRAAWVPGGQYTLTIPDSVFRDVAGYANDSIVGKYTVYDPEKFATVKVHVASRDPQMRYIVQLLDGNGSLKQERRDVTVGDIQFNYVPAGEIKFRIIEDRNGNGKWDSGDLVARLQPERAEMYVNDEGEDTFATKTNWEIEFTMDMNRIFAPVTMQSLSRLLDEREAQRLRREAEKRAKEGPKQQENRQDMNNSSFGSAGSMFSNFR, from the coding sequence ATGAATCGAGAAATCACCCGTTCCAATATGAATTGGCTGCGTCTGTTCGTGGCGCTGTTGTTCGTGTCGGCCTTTCTGAGCCGTTGCGCGAGCATGATGACGCCGACGGGCGGACCTCGGGACTCGCTGCCTCCGGTGATCGTGACAATGATCCCGGACAACTTCATGACGAACCGTCCGACGACAAACCACGGGAAGATCTACATCGAATTCGACGAGTTCGTACAGATCAAGGACCAGCAGAAGGAGTTCTTCACCTCGCCGCAGATGAAGAAGAAGCCGACGATCACGATGCGGGGCCGGGGGATCGTGATCCAGATGCGCGACACGCTGCGTCCGAATACGACCTATGCGTTGAATTTCGGGAGTGCGATCCGCGACAACAACGAGGGCAACCCGCTCTATTCGATGCGTTATGTCTTCTCGACGGGTCCGGAGATCGACTCGATGGTGATGTCGGGCTATACGGCGGACAGTTACAAGGCGGATTCGGTATCGAAGTCGTTCATCTGGTTCTTCCCGGCGGATTCGGTGAAGGAGACGGCGGAGTACGATTCCACGATCTTCAACTACCAGCCTGCGGTAATTGCGCGGGCGGAGACTAACGGGATTTTCATTGCGCAGAATCTCAAGCCGATACCGTACCGTATCTACGCCGTGGAGGACACGAACGACAACCAGATGTACGATCCGGGAACGGACCAGGTTGGGTTCATCGAGGGGACGTGGAATCCTGCGGAGATGCCAGATTTTGCGATGTGGTACGATTCGGTGCGGCGTTACGTTTCCGCGGAGCCTCAGCTCTACTTCCGGATGTTCATGGACAAGGCGTTCAAGCGTCAGGTTCTCTCGGAGAGCCAGCGTCCGAAGCAGCACCAGGCGATGCTCTACTTTTCGGCGGCGCATCCGGAGATCCGGTCGCTGCGTTTCGACAGCATTCCGGCGGATCGGGTGATCGTGGACCCGCAGACTGTGGGCAAGGATACGATTGCGCTGTGGTTCAACGTTCCGTCGGCATCGCTTCCCGACACGATCAAGGGGGAGGTCGTCTACCTGAAACACGATACGCTGAACCGGCTGCAGCCGGATACGGCGCAACTGAAACTCTTCTGGCGCCTGATCGAGACGAAGGAGCAGGAGCGTGCGCGCGAGAAACTCGAACGGGACCGGAAAAAGGCGGAGGCTGCGGGCGAGAAGTTCGAGGAGCCGAAGGCGGAGAACCCGTTCAAGTTCAACATGCCGACGTCGGGGGACCTGAACCCGGAGAACCACCTGACGATCGATTTCGACTATCCGCTGGTTGAGGCGGACTCTTCGCGGCTGCTGCTGACGCGGCAACTGGAAGACAACACGATCGAGGATGTCCCGATTCACATGGTCCGCGATACGGCGATGCTTCGGCGCTGGTATCTGCGAGCTGCGTGGGTTCCGGGCGGGCAGTATACGCTGACGATTCCGGACAGCGTGTTCCGGGACGTGGCGGGCTATGCCAACGACTCGATCGTGGGGAAATATACGGTCTACGATCCGGAGAAGTTCGCCACGGTGAAGGTTCACGTCGCGAGCCGGGACCCGCAGATGAGGTATATCGTTCAACTGCTCGACGGCAACGGTTCGCTGAAGCAGGAGCGTCGCGACGTCACGGTGGGGGACATCCAGTTCAACTATGTGCCGGCCGGGGAGATCAAGTTCCGGATCATCGAGGACCGGAACGGCAACGGGAAGTGGGATTCGGGGGATCTGGTTGCCCGCCTTCAGCCGGAACGTGCGGAGATGTACGTCAACGACGAGGGAGAGGATACGTTCGCCACGAAGACCAACTGGGAGATCGAATTCACGATGGACATGAACCGGATCTTCGCGCCGGTGACGATGCAGTCCCTGTCTCGGCTGCTGGACGAGCGGGAGGCGCAGCGTCTGCGGCGGGAGGCGGAGAAGCGTGCCAAGGAGGGTCCGAAGCAGCAGGAGAACCGTCAGGACATGAACAACAGCAGTTTCGGTTCGGCGGGCAGTATGTTCAGTAATTTCAGATAG